One genomic region from Capra hircus breed San Clemente chromosome 6, ASM170441v1, whole genome shotgun sequence encodes:
- the PLA2G12A gene encoding group XIIA secretory phospholipase A2 isoform X2: MALLAVLLVLFLTAAGRCQEQAQTTDWRATLKTIRNGVHKIDMYLNAALDLLGGEDGLCQYKCSDGSKPFPRYGYKPSPPNGCGSPLFGVHLNIGIPSLTKCCNQHDRCYETCGKSKNDCDEAFQSCLSKICRDVQKTLGLAQHVQACETTVELLFDSVIHLGCKPYLDSQRAACRCRYEEKTDL, encoded by the exons ATGGCCCTGCTCGCCGTTCTCCTGGTCCTCTTCTTGACCGCCGCTGGGAGGTGCCAGGAGCAAGCCCAGACCACCGACTGGAGGGCCACCCTGAAGACCATCCGGAACGGCGTTCACAAGATTGACATGTACCTGAACGCCGCCCTGGACCTCCTGGGAGGCGAGGACGGGCTTTGCCAGTATAAGTGCAGTGACG GATCTAAGCCTTTCCCACGTTATGGATATAAACCCTCCCCGCCGAATGGATGTGGCTCCCCACTGTTTGGTGTTcat CTTAACATCGGCATCCCTTCCCTGACAAAGTGCTGCAACCAACATGACCGGTGCTATGAGACCTGCGGCAAAAGCAAAAACGACTGTGACGAGGCGTTTCAGTCTTGCCTGTCCAAGATTTGCAGAGATGTGCAGAAAACACTGGGACTGGCTCAGCACGTGCAGG CCTGTGAAACCACCGTGGAACTCTTGTTTGACAGCGTTATACACTTAGGCTGTAAGCCGTACTTGGACAGCCAACGAGCCGCGTGTAGGTGTCGCTACGAAGAAAAAACCGATCTTTGA
- the PLA2G12A gene encoding group XIIA secretory phospholipase A2 isoform X1, translating into MALLAVLLVLFLTAAGRCQEQAQTTDWRATLKTIRNGVHKIDMYLNAALDLLGGEDGLCQYKCSDGSKPFPRYGYKPSPPNGCGSPLFGVHLNIGIPSLTKCCNQHDRCYETCGKSKNDCDEAFQSCLSKICRDVQKTLGLAQHVQDTREINSDERSVLLRETHCLVQKVGLNSCMQRKHTACETTVELLFDSVIHLGCKPYLDSQRAACRCRYEEKTDL; encoded by the exons ATGGCCCTGCTCGCCGTTCTCCTGGTCCTCTTCTTGACCGCCGCTGGGAGGTGCCAGGAGCAAGCCCAGACCACCGACTGGAGGGCCACCCTGAAGACCATCCGGAACGGCGTTCACAAGATTGACATGTACCTGAACGCCGCCCTGGACCTCCTGGGAGGCGAGGACGGGCTTTGCCAGTATAAGTGCAGTGACG GATCTAAGCCTTTCCCACGTTATGGATATAAACCCTCCCCGCCGAATGGATGTGGCTCCCCACTGTTTGGTGTTcat CTTAACATCGGCATCCCTTCCCTGACAAAGTGCTGCAACCAACATGACCGGTGCTATGAGACCTGCGGCAAAAGCAAAAACGACTGTGACGAGGCGTTTCAGTCTTGCCTGTCCAAGATTTGCAGAGATGTGCAGAAAACACTGGGACTGGCTCAGCACGTGCAGG ATACAAGGGAAATTAACAGTGATGAGCGATCAGTGCTACTGAGAGAGACTCATTGTCTGGTACAAAAAGTTGGCTTGAATAGTTGCatgcaaagaaaacatacag CCTGTGAAACCACCGTGGAACTCTTGTTTGACAGCGTTATACACTTAGGCTGTAAGCCGTACTTGGACAGCCAACGAGCCGCGTGTAGGTGTCGCTACGAAGAAAAAACCGATCTTTGA